AGGCCACAGGGCCCTGCAATTGCAGCGCGCATTATCGGACATTCGCCAATAGCTGTCCACGCTTGCGCGCAACAAGCCCGTCACAGATTTTCACAAACGCACGAGGCATGCCGCGGCGTCCCGCCGCAGCACCGCGTCCTAGAATGAGGTGCCGCCGCCGAACCTGAACTCCTGAACGATGTCGTATTTGCCCTTCGTGATCGGCACCGCATAGTCGAAACGCAGCGGCCCGAACGGCGAGGCCCAGATCAGGCCGACACCGACCGACGAGCGCACCACATTGCCGTCGTCATATTGCAGTCCGCAGGTCGGACAGGCCTTGGTGTTGACCTCGCCGGTGGCCGACCATGACGTCGGCCCCTGGTAGCCCCAGAGCGAGCCGGCATCGGCATAGACCGCGCCCTTGAGGCCGACTTCCTTCGGCAGGAACCAGAACGGCATCTGCAATTCCATCGACGCGCCCCAATATTTGGTGCCGCCGAGCGCATCGCCCGCGGTGCCGTAATTGTAATAGGTGATGTCGCGCGGGCCGATGCCGTTGGAAGCGAAGCCGCGGACGAGATTCGGGCCCATCTGGAAGTGATCGAGCATGCGCAGATCGTTGTTGCCGATCTTGTTGAGGATGCCGCCCTGGAGGTGGATCACGTTGACGATATCGGACACCAGCGACGTGTAGTACTTGGTGTCCACGGCGGTCTTCAGATAGGTGACGTCACCGCCGACCCCGGCGAAATCCTGCCGGAAGTCGACCAGCAGACCGTCGGTCGGGTTCTTGTTGTTGTCGAGCGTGTTGTAGTTCAGCGTGTAGCCGAGCGCCGAAGTCCAGGTCGCGCCGTTCGCCAATTCCTTCCGGACCGGCAGACTCGACTCGCCGTCGCCATAGCAGCCATAGCCATAGACGCCCGAATCCGTCGCATTGGTCGGGTCCACGCCGCCTAGGACGTTCTTGATGTAGGCCGGCGTCGGATTGAAGGCCAGCGAGCTGTTCGATGCGTTGTTGTTACAGTTGTTGTAGGCGCTGGCGAGCGTGATGCTCTGCTGATAGAGCGAATAGCGCAGCTGGAGCGAGAGATCCTCGCGCAGCGCGAAGCCGAGGCGCGGCGAGAAGCCCAGCGTCGTCACGCCATAGCTCGTATAGCTGTTCGACAATTGCTGGCGCCAATAGGTGTCGAATCCGAGCGCCAGCCGGTAGTCGAGCAGATAGGGCTCGACGAACGACAGCGAGATGCCGCGCGAATACTGGCCGTAGCTGACGGATGCCTTGGCGTAGAGCCCCTTGCCGAGCAGGTTGCGTTCGGAGACCGAAACTTCGGCCAGGGCGCCGTCGGTGGTGGAGTAACCGCCCGAGATCGAGAAGTCGCCGGTCGATTTCTCCTCCATCTCCACGACCAGGATGACGCGGTCGCTCGACGAGCCCGGCTCGGTCGTGATCTTCACGCTCTTGAAGTAGTCGAGGTTCTTCAGCCGCCGCTCGGCACGGTCGACCAGGGCGCGGTTGTAGGCGTCGCCTTCCGAGAGGTCGAATTCGCGGCGGATCACGTAGTCGCGGGTGCGCGTGTTGCCGCGCAGATTGATGCGCTCGATATAGGTGCGCGGCCCCTCGTCGACGTTGAAGACGACCGACACTGTATGCGCCTCGAAGTTGCGGTCGCCGCTGGGCCGAACGATGGCGAAAGCATAGCCGCGTCGCGAGGCTTCGATCTGCATCTCCTCGGTCGACTTCTCGACCGCTTCCACATTGTAGAGCGAACCGGTACCGACGCGCGAATAGGAACGCATCGAGCTTGCGTCGAAATTCGGGATGCTGGAGCGGAAGTCGACCGATCCGACCCGATATTGCTGGCCTTCCTCGATCTTGAAGGTGACGTTGAAGCCCTTCTTCTCCGGATCGTATTCGGTGAGCGCGGCCACGACCTGGACGTCGGCATAGCCGTTCTTGAGATAGAAGCGGCGGATCAGGTCGCGGTCGGCCTCGACGCGGTCGGGGTCGTAGATGTCGTTGTTACCGAGGAAGCTGAGCAGGTTGCTTTCGTGCGTCTTGATCACGTCGCGCAGCCGCGCCGCCGAATAGGCGTTGTTGCCGATGAACTCGACCGACTTGACGCCGGTTTTGGCGCCCTCCTCGATGGTGAAGATCAGGTCGACGCGGTTGCTCGGCTGCTCGATGATCTCGGGCGTGACGTGGACGTCGTAGCGGCCCGAGCGCCGGTAGATCTCGGCGATGCGCAGCGTATCGGACTGCACCATGGCGCGGGAGAAGGTGCCGCGCGCCTTGGACTGGATTTCGGCCGAAAGCTGCTCGTCCTTGATCTTCTTGTTGCCCTCGAAGGCGATGCGGCCGATCACGGCGTTTTCGACCACCGACACGGTGATGCGGCCGCCGGCCTGGCTGATCTTCACGTCCTGGAACAGGCCGGTCCCGATCAGCGCCTTGAGACCGTCGTCGATCGCGGATTGATCGAGCCGTCCGCCGGGGCCGGGCCTGAAGTAGGAGCGGACCGTCTCCGCCTCGACGCGGCGATTGCCTTCGACCACGATCGTCTCCACGCTCTGCGCGGCGGCCGGTTGCGGCAACAGCGCGACCGGAATTGAACTCGCAATCGATACACCGCTCATCGCCACCGCGATCAGCCAGGCCCGCAAAACCGACATTCCACACCTCAAGAGCACGTCACCTGCTCAAACGAAACGGCTGTGGCCGCGGTGTGGCTTTGAGATTGCTGTACTGTTTCCGGTCGTTGAATTTGATTGGCCGATCAGCCGCGTCGGCGTTGCCGCCACGATGACGGCGCGGGCCATCAATGGCGGCTGGCTGAGGTTGAAGCCGCCGCGAAGCGGCCTGCCCCATGTGCAGCTTCAGCAACATCGCGCAACGCCCGAATTCTTTACAGGCCCCCGATCCGGTGCGAGAGGCGGCGGCATCAGGAACTCGCATGGGGTGTTTGCCGATGAACGCGATTGTCATGACCAGAACGGCGCTGGTCGCCCTCCTCGCCTCGACCCTCGCCGCGCATGCCGAGACAGCCGGCAAGCGCGATCAATCGCCGACGAGGCAGAATGCCGCCTATGAGTACGGTCCGAACGGCCCCAACCGCTCCTACCCCTCAGGCCCGCACACGCGCATCTATGTGAGCAAGCGGTCGTGGCTGGATGGCGGGACCGAGGTGCTTCCCGGCGAGCGCAAGTTCACCGACTACGCCCTGCCGCCCGGCACGTCGTTCGCGCGCGGCAACAACAACCGGCCGCTCGATCGGCAGCCGCTGAGCCCTGACTCGGATCTCGGTGGATTTGTGCAAAGGATCCCGATCTCGTGGTGACCAGACGTGTCCCGGACACGCGGCAACGCCCGGAGGCGGCATCTCAGATTTCCGCTCTTGTAGGATGGGTAGAGCGAAGCGAAACCCATCGACTCGTTGGCGCCGAAGCATGATGGGTTTCGCTTCGCTCTACCCATCCTACGGCGCTGCGGACGCGCCTTCGCCTTCTCGCGGCTCAATTCACCCGAGCTTTGCTTGGTCATTCCACCCTCAAAGCCAAGAGGGCGCAGGGAAGGCCGGGTGCCGGCTAGCACCCGCGGTCCGCTGCGCGAATAGGTAGCGCAAGGAGACCGCACAGCAGCATACAGGTGAAGCCCAACACACGGCCTTCCCTGCGCGATGGTTGGACGGCTTATGCCGTGCTCTCCCGGGAGCCGAGTTCGTTCTGGCCTCCCTCACCCTCACGAAAGTCGCCGGCAGCGCGCCGGTTGACGCAACTGCCGCATCCGCAAGAGCTTGACCGTAGCAACGACGGCCAGGACCACACGGTTTTGCCGTACGCACGGCCCGCTATTCGCCGCAGTTTTCCCAGCCCTGTCGACAGAGCCGGAAACTTACAGGCGAGACGAACCTGACAGCGCCGTTCGTCCACGCGCGGTTTCGGGCTCGCGGAGAGCAATCCGCCCTGCCCTAACCTCTCGCGCCCGACGCTGCCGCGTCCACCGCAAGCCCGGCTCGCGAACATGACGACCTCACGATCGCCCCTCAAGGATGAGCCGGGCTGGGCAAGACATACGACAAATCCGAATTTCGGTAAAGTGGAATATTTTTGTCTAGAGGGCTTGACCAGGCGGCGACACAGGGCCGATGTTCTTCCCGGCAGGCACCGTGCCGCCAGCGCCGAGAT
The genomic region above belongs to Bradyrhizobium arachidis and contains:
- the bamA gene encoding outer membrane protein assembly factor BamA codes for the protein MSGVSIASSIPVALLPQPAAAQSVETIVVEGNRRVEAETVRSYFRPGPGGRLDQSAIDDGLKALIGTGLFQDVKISQAGGRITVSVVENAVIGRIAFEGNKKIKDEQLSAEIQSKARGTFSRAMVQSDTLRIAEIYRRSGRYDVHVTPEIIEQPSNRVDLIFTIEEGAKTGVKSVEFIGNNAYSAARLRDVIKTHESNLLSFLGNNDIYDPDRVEADRDLIRRFYLKNGYADVQVVAALTEYDPEKKGFNVTFKIEEGQQYRVGSVDFRSSIPNFDASSMRSYSRVGTGSLYNVEAVEKSTEEMQIEASRRGYAFAIVRPSGDRNFEAHTVSVVFNVDEGPRTYIERINLRGNTRTRDYVIRREFDLSEGDAYNRALVDRAERRLKNLDYFKSVKITTEPGSSSDRVILVVEMEEKSTGDFSISGGYSTTDGALAEVSVSERNLLGKGLYAKASVSYGQYSRGISLSFVEPYLLDYRLALGFDTYWRQQLSNSYTSYGVTTLGFSPRLGFALREDLSLQLRYSLYQQSITLASAYNNCNNNASNSSLAFNPTPAYIKNVLGGVDPTNATDSGVYGYGCYGDGESSLPVRKELANGATWTSALGYTLNYNTLDNNKNPTDGLLVDFRQDFAGVGGDVTYLKTAVDTKYYTSLVSDIVNVIHLQGGILNKIGNNDLRMLDHFQMGPNLVRGFASNGIGPRDITYYNYGTAGDALGGTKYWGASMELQMPFWFLPKEVGLKGAVYADAGSLWGYQGPTSWSATGEVNTKACPTCGLQYDDGNVVRSSVGVGLIWASPFGPLRFDYAVPITKGKYDIVQEFRFGGGTSF